The proteins below come from a single Marinobacter bohaiensis genomic window:
- a CDS encoding multidrug transporter, with product MPQDFSLLTLAAVGGLLALIGLAFFIRPRWFFSWLKGTFAIFLIAAGAYIGLLALDLRHYQSLESLETIATIGVSKTGPQTWRVRLERNERPPMEVVIRGDQWQVDARILRLEGPLAWLGVKPAYRLDRLSGRYVSLEQERTGERTVYSLGEPSWFDSWLLDQDVGLPFVKAVYGNATFMPLRDGAVFDVRLSSTGLVALPGNDAARTAMDEWFPKAGT from the coding sequence ATGCCCCAGGATTTTTCCCTGCTCACCCTGGCCGCCGTTGGCGGCCTTCTTGCCCTTATTGGTCTCGCCTTCTTCATTCGCCCCCGCTGGTTTTTCAGCTGGCTCAAGGGAACGTTTGCCATCTTCCTGATTGCGGCCGGCGCCTATATTGGCCTGCTGGCCCTGGATCTACGTCATTATCAGTCGCTGGAAAGTCTCGAGACCATTGCCACCATCGGCGTCTCCAAGACCGGGCCGCAAACCTGGCGGGTTCGGCTCGAGCGTAACGAGCGGCCGCCGATGGAAGTGGTCATACGCGGTGATCAATGGCAGGTGGATGCCCGTATTCTGCGGCTGGAAGGTCCACTGGCGTGGCTCGGCGTCAAGCCGGCTTATCGCCTGGACCGGCTGAGCGGTCGTTATGTCAGCCTGGAACAGGAACGCACGGGCGAGCGCACGGTCTATTCGCTTGGCGAGCCGTCGTGGTTCGACAGCTGGCTGCTGGATCAGGATGTCGGGTTGCCCTTCGTCAAGGCCGTTTATGGTAACGCGACGTTTATGCCGCTGCGTGATGGGGCGGTGTTCGATGTCCGCTTGTCCAGCACTGGCCTGGTTGCGCTTCCGGGCAATGACGCGGCGCGGACGGCGATGGACGAATGGTTTCCGAAAGCGGGGACTTGA
- a CDS encoding SCP2 sterol-binding domain-containing protein encodes MSVAQVFQKLEQNFNADAAAGLDLVFQFNIEDDQNYHLIINDGTCQLQEGDHDDPSVTLIMNAETLQGIVSGETDGMQAFMSGQLRAEGDMMLATKLGELFKM; translated from the coding sequence ATGTCTGTAGCTCAGGTTTTCCAGAAGCTGGAACAGAACTTCAACGCGGACGCGGCTGCCGGCCTCGATCTGGTTTTCCAGTTCAACATCGAAGACGACCAGAACTATCACCTGATCATCAACGACGGCACCTGCCAGCTCCAGGAAGGCGATCACGACGATCCGTCCGTCACCCTGATCATGAATGCAGAAACCCTCCAGGGCATCGTGTCCGGTGAAACCGACGGCATGCAGGCCTTCATGTCCGGTCAGCTGCGCGCTGAGGGCGATATGATGCTCGCCACGAAGCTGGGTGAACTGTTCAAGATGTAA
- the sohB gene encoding protease SohB, with the protein MEFLTDYGLFLAKTVTFVVAVLAIVTVIVSAAHRKQDSDDPDGELHLKRLNEGYKRLKENLQQKLMGESDRKAWLKGRKKAKKAEAKAKKKAAKDGETGNEPESPRVFVIDFNGDIKASDNDSLRKAVTAVLSVAEPERDEVVIRLESGGGLVHAYGLAAAQLDRIRAKKIPLTACVDKVAASGGYMMACVADRIIASPFAVLGSIGVVAQLPNFHRLLKKNDVDFEVLTAGEHKRTLTVFGENTDKGRQKFLEDLEDTHVLFKDYVSERRPSVDIQAVANGDIWFGRRALDVHLIDEVKTSDEYLIEACDRAEVVSVSFRRKRTLPEKLGLAASAAIEHSVWKLLSTLRHRNIQ; encoded by the coding sequence TTGGAATTTCTGACCGATTATGGGCTGTTCCTGGCCAAGACCGTGACCTTTGTGGTGGCGGTTCTGGCCATCGTGACAGTGATTGTATCCGCCGCTCATCGTAAACAGGATAGCGACGATCCGGACGGCGAGTTGCATCTCAAGCGTCTCAACGAGGGATACAAACGACTCAAGGAGAACCTGCAGCAGAAGCTGATGGGTGAGTCGGACCGCAAGGCCTGGCTCAAGGGGCGCAAGAAAGCAAAGAAGGCCGAAGCCAAGGCAAAGAAGAAAGCCGCGAAAGACGGCGAGACAGGGAACGAACCCGAGTCACCCCGGGTATTCGTGATCGATTTCAATGGCGATATCAAGGCCAGCGACAACGATTCCCTGCGTAAGGCCGTTACCGCCGTGCTGAGCGTGGCTGAGCCGGAGCGCGACGAAGTGGTGATTCGACTGGAAAGTGGCGGTGGCCTCGTCCACGCATACGGCCTGGCGGCAGCGCAGTTGGATCGTATCCGTGCGAAGAAGATCCCGCTCACGGCCTGCGTTGACAAAGTGGCGGCCAGCGGCGGCTATATGATGGCTTGCGTTGCCGACCGCATCATTGCCTCGCCGTTTGCCGTGCTTGGCTCGATCGGCGTCGTGGCCCAGCTACCCAACTTCCATCGTCTTCTGAAGAAGAACGATGTAGATTTTGAGGTTCTGACGGCCGGTGAGCACAAGCGCACGCTGACGGTATTCGGCGAAAACACCGACAAGGGCCGGCAGAAGTTCCTCGAAGACCTGGAAGATACGCATGTGCTGTTCAAGGACTACGTCAGTGAACGGCGTCCGTCCGTGGACATCCAGGCCGTTGCCAATGGCGATATCTGGTTTGGCCGGCGTGCGCTGGACGTTCACCTGATCGATGAGGTGAAAACCTCTGACGAATATCTCATTGAAGCCTGTGATCGCGCCGAAGTAGTCTCGGTAAGTTTCCGCCGCAAGCGTACGCTGCCGGAGAAACTCGGACTGGCGGCCAGTGCGGCAATCGAGCACAGTGTCTGGAAGCTCCTGAGCACGTTGCGTCATCGCAACATCCAGTAA
- a CDS encoding YhdH/YhfP family quinone oxidoreductase, with the protein MSTFQAWRVHEQDGQYVGDIESLDTGELPEGEVLIRVSHSALNYKDALSASGNKGVTREFPHTPGIDAAGEVVESSLSKPAVGDKVIVTGYDLGMNTDGGFGEYIRVPAAWVVPMPANWDERKAMIYGTAGLTAGLCVDKLLRMGAQPDQGVVAVTGASGAVGSVAVELLSRLGFSVTAISGKSEHAEHLTRLGAAEVVGRDALAAEKKPMLKPRFAHAVDTVGGGPLAELLKQVFPGGSVACCGLVAGPQLETTVLPFILRGINLLGVDSVEIPLASKQAIWSRFASEWTCPETEASAKDLGKADLKGALDAFLNGASSGSLVLDHAL; encoded by the coding sequence ATGAGCACCTTTCAAGCCTGGCGAGTACACGAACAAGACGGCCAATACGTCGGCGATATCGAGAGCCTGGACACCGGTGAGCTCCCGGAAGGGGAGGTGCTGATCCGCGTGTCGCACTCCGCCCTGAACTACAAGGATGCCCTGTCTGCTTCGGGTAACAAGGGCGTTACCCGAGAGTTTCCGCACACGCCCGGCATCGATGCGGCCGGCGAGGTCGTGGAAAGCTCGCTGAGTAAACCGGCTGTTGGCGACAAGGTGATTGTCACCGGTTACGACCTGGGCATGAATACAGACGGCGGTTTTGGGGAGTATATCCGCGTGCCGGCCGCCTGGGTGGTGCCGATGCCGGCGAACTGGGACGAGCGCAAAGCCATGATATACGGCACGGCGGGGCTGACCGCCGGCCTCTGTGTCGATAAGCTTCTGCGCATGGGGGCGCAGCCCGACCAGGGCGTCGTCGCCGTAACCGGTGCCAGCGGCGCGGTGGGGTCGGTGGCGGTTGAGTTGCTGTCACGTCTGGGTTTCAGTGTCACCGCCATCAGCGGCAAAAGTGAACACGCTGAGCACCTGACCCGGTTGGGCGCCGCCGAAGTGGTGGGGCGTGATGCGCTCGCCGCAGAAAAGAAGCCGATGCTCAAGCCGCGCTTTGCCCATGCGGTGGATACCGTCGGCGGCGGGCCGCTGGCGGAGCTGCTCAAACAGGTCTTTCCCGGCGGCTCCGTAGCCTGTTGCGGCCTGGTGGCCGGTCCGCAATTGGAAACCACCGTGCTGCCTTTCATTTTGCGCGGGATTAACCTGTTGGGAGTGGACTCGGTGGAGATTCCGTTGGCCTCAAAACAGGCGATCTGGTCGCGTTTTGCCAGCGAGTGGACTTGTCCCGAAACAGAGGCGTCGGCGAAGGATCTTGGCAAGGCGGACCTGAAAGGGGCACTGGATGCGTTCCTGAACGGCGCCTCTTCCGGCAGCCTGGTGCTGGATCACGCTCTCTAG